In bacterium, the sequence CCGCCCCGACCGCCCCTCCGCCCCTCGTGGGCATGATGGAGGTCGACACCGGCGGCCGCGGCCTCTTCCTCCTGCGACCGGACCACGAGCTCGGCCGCTACGACGACGTGCTGATCGAAGAGGTCGGCTTCCGCTACAGCCCGAACCAGCGATGGCTCTCGTACCGCGACGAGGACCGCATCAACGCGATGCTGACCGCGGCGGTCCAGGGCACGCAGGACGGCACCGTCGGCGTCGTCGACGAGGCGGGGCCCTGTGTGCTCGGCGTCCGCTTCTACGTGACCGATCTCGAGCTCCATACACCGGACGTCGAAACGGGCTCGAACGTCAGCTTCGTTCGGTCCTTCGGGCAGGCGACGATGATCCTCGAGCTGACGGACAGCGAGACGGAAACTCCGATCGCGCGCTTCCTGCAACGCCGGGACCTCGGCGGTGGGACCGCGCACGGCATCACGGGCACGAGCATCAGCAGGCTCGGCTCCGTCGTGGGCGTCGCAATGCGCGACATGGGACGTCAGCTCCAGAGGATCACGCCACCCACTTCCAGCGGCTGGAACGCCGAGTGCAAGGGGAGCATGGCGAAGGCCGCCAACGGCTTCCGCTGAATCCCGACGAGGAGACACGCAGGGTCACGGATCGCAGACAGGCATCCACCGCGGTACGCCGCGGAGGTCCGGCGCGAGTGCGCGCCCGACCGAGGAAGGGCCGCGACCCACCCCGCGTCCACGCCCCGGCGCCGACTCGATCCCCGTCGAGCGGCGACCGGGGCATTCGTCTCTTCACGCGTGGCCCCGTCCGGGCCCGGCGAAAGGCGGCCGGCTCAGGCGCGGCCCTTCGTCTTCTGCATGTCCTGGATCGCCTTCATGCCGCGCCAGTCCGAGATCCCCACGATCGGCCGCTCGCCACCCTCGCCGGGATCCTCACCGTAGAACGCGATCGCCCCGTGGACGTTGGCGAGATAGACGGTCTCCTCCGGATGACTCGTCGCTTCGTGAACCGCGCCGTTCGGCTCGTAGATCCAGTCCCCCGCCTTGGAGCTGCCGCCGCGATAGTCCATCGCGCCCGAGAGGACATAGAAATCCGCCGGGCCGAGGTGGATGTGCGGCGGGTTGACGGTCCCCTTCTCCGCCTTGAAGAGCGCCGTGTAGGAACCGGTCTCTTCCGAGACCCGCAAGACCTTGATCGAGTTGCCTCCGGGCGTCTCGAACCACTCGATTTCGTCCGGGTCGACCAGGGTTCCGAAGCCTTCGATCTCCATTTCTTCTCTTCCTCGTGAGCGGACGCACCGCGGGGTCGAGCCAGTCTATCACCGGCCGGAACCCGCGCCGGCCACCCCCGCCGGCGCCGTACGGGGCCCATTTCGCTGTGATAACGTCGATCGCATGGGAATGCCGACCGACGCACCGATCATCGACCTCATGCTCTCCTTCCCGATCCTCGACCTCGAGAAGACCTACGGGAATCTGCGCGCCGCCGCGAAGGACAAGGACTCGAAGGAGTTCGAGTTCCCGGCGCAGTACATGTTCAAGGGCGTCCCACACGGCTGGGGCGAAGGGCGCGACCCGGTCGAAGTCACCCTCGAAGAAATGGACAAGTGGTCGATCAAGCAGGCCCTCGTCGGCGTCGGACCGCTCGGCGGCCCCTCCGCAAAGGCGCTCGCGAACCACCCCGATCGTTTCCTCGGCAACGTCCACGTCGATCCGAACGACGTGATGGGCGCCGTGCGACAGATCGAGGAGGCTCACCAGGAGTTCGACGTGCGCATGGCGACCACGTTCCCGGCCGGAAACCTGCCGCAGATCATGGTCGACGATCCGCAGATGTATCCGATGTACGCGAAGTGCTGCGAGCTCGACATCGCAGTCGGTCTCAACATGGGCGTGCCCGGTCCGCGGCTGCCGATGGACCCGCAGAAGGTCGAGCGCCTCGACCGCATCTGTTACGACTTCCCCGAGCTTCGGATCGTGACCTACCACGGCTGCGAGCCGTGGGAGGATCTCGCGGTCAAGCTGATGCTCAAGTGGCCCGGACTCCACTACTGCACGAGCGCCTTCGCGCCGAAGCACTATCCGGAAGCCATCATCAAGTACGCGAACACCCGCGGTGCCGACAAGATCCTCTACGCCGGCTACTTCCCGATGGGCCTCTCCCTCGAGCGGATCATGACCGAGATGAAGGACGTCCCCTTCCGCGACCACGTCTGGCCGAAGTTCCTCTACGAGAACGCGCGGCGCGTCCTCAAGATCGAGGACTGAGGCGGACCCGGCGGGCGAGACGGAGTCGATCGGGGTGACCAGCGAGAGCGAAGCGGGAGACGCTGGCCCGACCGATTCGATGGACGCGGCGGCTTCGACGAATGGGGCGGGGCTTCGCGCGCGCGCGAAGACGGTCCTGCCCTGGCTCGTCGCCGCCGGCCTCGTCTACTACGTCTTCACCCGTGTTCCCTTCGCGCAGGCGTGGGAGGCGGCGCGAGAGGCGGACCTCGTGCGCTTCGCCGGCGTCGTCGGAGCCGCCGTCCTCGCCTGGTTCGCGATCGAGTCGACGCTCTACGCCTGGCTCTTCACGCGCTTCAACGCCCCCGTCGACCGCGCGGAGGCCCGCGCGCTCCGCGGCATGTCCTACCTGCTCACGCCGATCAACTGGAACGTGGGCAAGGCCGCGGTGATCCTTCGACTCAAGCAGACGAAGGACGTGCCGCTCCTCGAGTCGACGAGCACCGTCATGTTCTACCAGTCCGTCGACGGAATCATCCTCGCGGGATTCGCGACGGCGGGGATGACGCTGCTCCCGACGCTCGTGGTCGGCGCCGAGGATCTGTCGGAGGCGCGCGGGTGGGCACTCCTCGTGATCGGACTGACGATCGTGAACCTGGTGATCCTGCGCGCGAACTGGCCGACCTTCCGCTGGCTCCGCTGGTGGCGCGAGATCGCCCTCCATCAGGCCCATCGCCGCTTCGCGCCCCGCGACCTCGGGATCCTGCTCGCCGGCAAGGCCACCTACCACTTCCTCTACATCCTCGTCTTCTACTTCGGCACCCGAGCCTTCGGAATCGACCTGCCCTTCCCCCTCGCCCTCGCCGCGACGCCGATCATCCAGGCGGTCGGGGGGCTCCCCATCTCTCCGGCCGGCCTCGGGACCCAACAGGCCGCGATGCTCTACTTCTTCGGGACCCGCTTCGGCGGCTCGGATTCGGAGGCAGCGATCGTCGCCTTCGGATTCAGCTTCCCCGTCGCCTTGATCGTCGGCCGCTGCCTCGTCGGCGTCTTCTATCTCAAGGAGTTCGCCGCGGTCCGGTCGAGCACGAGCCCGGCCTAGAACCGCCCGACCCCCTACTCTCTCCGAGTCACTCGCTCCAGGAGCCCATGATGACCACGCCCGCCCTCGGCTACATCCCGCCCATGACCAAGGGGATCACCGACGACCCCGCCTACGTGATCGCGCTCGTCGAGATGCTCGAAGAAGAGGGCGTCGAGAGCGTCTGGACCGTCGAGCACGTGATCATGGCCGACCAGTACGAGCCGCTCTATCCCTACTCCGAAGACGGCCGGGCGCCGACCGCGCCCGATACCTTGATGCCCGACCCGCTCGAGTGGCTGGCCTTCGCCGCGGCTCGGACCGAGCACCTCCGCCTCGGAACCGCCGTCGTAGTCGCCTCTCAGCACAGCGCGGCGATCCTCGCCAAGCGGGTCGCGACCCTCGACGCCCTCTCCCGCGGGCGCCTTCGCCTCGGCGTCGGGATCGGCTGGCAGCGCGAGGAGTACGAAGCGATCGGCGTGCCCTATCGTGATCGCGGGCGGCGACTCGACGAGACGATCGAGGCGATGCGCATTCTCTGGCGCGAGGAATTCGCGACCTACCAGGGCAAGCACGTGACCTTCGAGAACGTCCACATGGACGCCAAGCCTGCCAACGGCGAGAGCGTCCCGATCCTGATCGGAGGCAGCTCCGAGTTCGCCGCCCGGCGCGCCGGCCGGCTCGGCGACGGCTGGTATCCCTACGTGATCTCGCCCGAAGCCTTCACGGAGGGCGCCGAGACGATCGCGCGGACCGCGAACGACGCGGGCCGAGACCCCGCCGAGATCGAGCTCACGATCTGGCCGGCCAGCTTCGACTTCATGCGGACGATGGACGTCCCCTTCGTCCGGTCCTACGTCGACGCCGGCGCCAGCCGCGTGATGATCAGCCAGGGCGAGTCCCAGACGATCGAGATCGAAGGCCAGCGCGCCTTCGTCAAGCGCTACCAGGACGAGGTGCTCGCGAAGCTGTAGAGGCCGAGACGGCGCGTCGCGCGGGACTCAGAGCGCCTTGACGGCCTCTGCGACGACGGTGTCGTCGAAGAAGGACGGGTTCGCTTCGCGCCACATGCTCGCCGCGTTCACGAAGGTGAAGTCCCGGAAGTCCTCTTCCGAGAGGAGTCCCTCGTCGACGAGCTCCCAGGCCTCCTCGACGGTCTCGGACATGTCGGTCACGTCCCAGTGGCCGATGTCGGAGCTGAAGATCGCGCGGATCTGCGCGCCCATGGGATTCACCGAGCGGTTGAAGCCGACCGCG encodes:
- a CDS encoding DUF3313 domain-containing protein yields the protein MTSDALVFRAPRTAAVLATLFLVTAGCAALRMPDATAPAPTAPPPLVGMMEVDTGGRGLFLLRPDHELGRYDDVLIEEVGFRYSPNQRWLSYRDEDRINAMLTAAVQGTQDGTVGVVDEAGPCVLGVRFYVTDLELHTPDVETGSNVSFVRSFGQATMILELTDSETETPIARFLQRRDLGGGTAHGITGTSISRLGSVVGVAMRDMGRQLQRITPPTSSGWNAECKGSMAKAANGFR
- a CDS encoding cupin domain-containing protein, which codes for MEIEGFGTLVDPDEIEWFETPGGNSIKVLRVSEETGSYTALFKAEKGTVNPPHIHLGPADFYVLSGAMDYRGGSSKAGDWIYEPNGAVHEATSHPEETVYLANVHGAIAFYGEDPGEGGERPIVGISDWRGMKAIQDMQKTKGRA
- a CDS encoding amidohydrolase family protein; this encodes MGMPTDAPIIDLMLSFPILDLEKTYGNLRAAAKDKDSKEFEFPAQYMFKGVPHGWGEGRDPVEVTLEEMDKWSIKQALVGVGPLGGPSAKALANHPDRFLGNVHVDPNDVMGAVRQIEEAHQEFDVRMATTFPAGNLPQIMVDDPQMYPMYAKCCELDIAVGLNMGVPGPRLPMDPQKVERLDRICYDFPELRIVTYHGCEPWEDLAVKLMLKWPGLHYCTSAFAPKHYPEAIIKYANTRGADKILYAGYFPMGLSLERIMTEMKDVPFRDHVWPKFLYENARRVLKIED
- a CDS encoding flippase-like domain-containing protein, encoding MTSESEAGDAGPTDSMDAAASTNGAGLRARAKTVLPWLVAAGLVYYVFTRVPFAQAWEAAREADLVRFAGVVGAAVLAWFAIESTLYAWLFTRFNAPVDRAEARALRGMSYLLTPINWNVGKAAVILRLKQTKDVPLLESTSTVMFYQSVDGIILAGFATAGMTLLPTLVVGAEDLSEARGWALLVIGLTIVNLVILRANWPTFRWLRWWREIALHQAHRRFAPRDLGILLAGKATYHFLYILVFYFGTRAFGIDLPFPLALAATPIIQAVGGLPISPAGLGTQQAAMLYFFGTRFGGSDSEAAIVAFGFSFPVALIVGRCLVGVFYLKEFAAVRSSTSPA
- a CDS encoding LLM class F420-dependent oxidoreductase codes for the protein MTTPALGYIPPMTKGITDDPAYVIALVEMLEEEGVESVWTVEHVIMADQYEPLYPYSEDGRAPTAPDTLMPDPLEWLAFAAARTEHLRLGTAVVVASQHSAAILAKRVATLDALSRGRLRLGVGIGWQREEYEAIGVPYRDRGRRLDETIEAMRILWREEFATYQGKHVTFENVHMDAKPANGESVPILIGGSSEFAARRAGRLGDGWYPYVISPEAFTEGAETIARTANDAGRDPAEIELTIWPASFDFMRTMDVPFVRSYVDAGASRVMISQGESQTIEIEGQRAFVKRYQDEVLAKL